In Phoenix dactylifera cultivar Barhee BC4 chromosome 1, palm_55x_up_171113_PBpolish2nd_filt_p, whole genome shotgun sequence, the genomic stretch TCCAATCTTCCATCTGATCGCTGGTATCACAACCGGCACGTAGGTACATATCTCCTGCTATATGAAGAAACACCACGCCTCGTATGGAAGATAGACGGGGAGGTTGGATCTCCCTACTTCGTCTGCGGCAAAGTACCCAAAAGACTCTTCGGCTCCAAAAGAAATCTAGTTGCCATCTTGGTCGTAAGTATCTCTCTATGCTCAATTAGCGAGTGAACTCCCAATCCTCCCCTACCAGTCGGCTGACAAACCGTCTCTCAAGCTACCAAGTGAACACCACCTCGTTCCCCATATTTAACTAGGGCTCAAGTATCGATCGGTCTACCGCCCGGGTACTGAGGCAGTTCAGGGTCTCCAAATTGGGCCAACTTGGATCTAAGTTATAAAAAGGATAAGGCTTACGCTAGGATCCCCGAGCTTGTCTAGAgggagaaaaaggaagagagagattcTCAACTCGGGTCTAGATTTAGTCTGATCCTGGTCTTGGACTTGATCCGAATGGTTCGGATCAACCATAAGCGGAAAGGTCTAGATCTAGCttgcttagagagagaaagagacacaaTTTAAAGCTAATTGAAGTTTTCGGCTTTATCTACTTAGTTTAGTTCAATCAGAAGCTTGGCCTATTCAGTCCGGTTTAACCAAAATTGGAAAAGAGATATTTGGCCTGGGTCAACCTGGATCAATCAATGTATCTGATCTATGATGAATAGACTCGGCTCACAATGAATGAACAGGGCTCGAACTTGGCCCACAGTGGGTACCCCCAACAAGGCCCAAAATGGCTGAACTGGTCCTAAGTTGGGCCCATAATGAGTACGACCCCAATAGGGCCCAACTGCtatgggcccaagttgggcccacaatgcgtacggcccgatagggcccaaaATGGTTGAACCATATTTTGGCCCACAATGGGTACGACCCTGCCCAACCTGACTGAATTCGGCCCAAATGGATGAACATGGCCCAATCACAGCCCAAATTGGATTAGCACGGCCCAAATAGATGACTCGGCCCATGACAAATTTCTTCATCCCGTGAACTGAGAAACAGGAAAGGGAAAcgaaaaagaaaggaggaaggagaggagagaagaggaaacGGAGGCCTATAGCCTGGCGGTGGCCCGGCCAGTGGCTGGTGGAGGCGCGGCCAGCGGCGAGGTGGCTGCGGCCTGCAGCACGGTGCCGCGGTGGCTCagccgtgaagaggaaaacCGAGGACATCCTCGGTTTGGATTCAGCACAGGGAAGGGAAGCTCGATCCGGTTTAGAATGGAAGAACAGAAGGACAAGGAGAGAGATAACTCACCGGCGAGTGGCGGAGGCGGCGGGGAGGAGGGATCTCAGCCGAGGAGCGGCTCGGTCCGGAGACAGAGCTCCTGACAAGGAGGTAGATCTCGGAACAGGGGAAGCAAGGGAAACCCAAAGGAAAATGCGAGGGAGATCCGGGGATGGCGGAACTCAATGGAAATGGTGCGGTGGCCaccgaaggaggaggaggaggaggaggatctcGGGTGGTGTTCTCAGAGGGATGGGGGGATTTTATAGACTTTCTCCGTGGCGGTTAAGCTCGCGGGCGGTTGCTCTGCCCGCGAGAATCGTGACATCGACGCCACGGAACGGCCGGCGGCCGCTCTAACTCCCCGTTGGGTCGGGGAGTTTAACCGCCGCGGAGCGGCCACCATTCCGCGGCGGTTCTGCTCCAAGGAAGAAGGAGCGGAAACTCCTTGTCTTTGGGcctgggctgaagtcggcatgGCCTGCCTGCTTCAGCCCATTTAGGCTATTCTCACGGTAGGTGCTGAAGCTGGTAGGAAACATTGGAATGGACAACAGAAAGACACATCGTTCAAAGGTAAATTCTGCTAGCCGTGAGGAACTTTGGCAAACTCCAAAATAGGTGACCATGGAAAATGTTCCAGTGTATTACCCAAAATCCAGTAGGAGCTAATCCCTGAGAATACCAGCTTGTTGGAGCCAAAGCCCAAGTCTCCAAATATGACCTGAAAGTGACGAGCCACTTCAGAGTTTCGCCATTGTCCATGGTTCTAGCTGATGAACTCATAGTAGTGGAGGTGTTCTGGTTCTGCTTCTTAGGTTTTTGGGGTATCCGTATCCTTTGTATAGCAGTGCTATATTCTGGGTTTTACAACAATGGTTCTGCTCACCATTCAGGGTACACTCTCTGGACGGAAGAGGGGGAGCTACCACAGGCACTCCGCGAGTTAGtgtttttttgactttattaggTGTATTCGTACATGTATTATATGAAGAACCTGTttcagcagaaaaaaaaaaagatttttatttggTTGTGGATTGCTAATGTTGAGTTGTAGGTAATTGAAGAGACCCATTTGATGAATGCTCTTTGATCATCTTACTAATCTtgtatttagtttttttttttttttttggtaaataaaaggagaaggggggaggaagggacaagcccacccccgcgtagcagccccgaccactgggcccccaccccgccaggagaatgttcgatgcgggtagaccgagtcgtgtgttgggcaccctgacctattttactcataccctccccacccgtgggccggCTCAGTTATCCGACCCGaccctccgtgtgagtacgtcacacctggcaccacccaggctaccagccgaccagtagcgcttccagaccccgtgtccaggcatggggcatccggtccccgaatttaatcgacgcccacgcgtttcgaacctggaaccacttggttggaagcaaACACTCCGTTCCAACTGGGCTACCACCTTAGTGGTTGTATTTAGTTGTTTTAATGATTTAAATTTTGTATGTTCTTGACTTCGTTTATGGGCAGCCCTAGTCTCAGGTCAGCTTTGTGGCAATCCTTAGCTTGGTTTTCATTGTTATTCACTGAAGATCAGGGACACCGTGTCTCAATAGTTTTTAATCGGAAGCTTTTGATCATGTATTTATATAATTATTCTATGAAAAATTCCATTTGAGATAAAAATGTAGAATTAGGGCTTTGGCAGGTCGGTCTTAGCCAAATTCAGAACTTAAAGAATTTGGTATTGCTTTAATAAAAAAGGTATTTTTGCGACTTTTAAAGCAAGAAAGACTTCCCCCatcccctccaaaaaaaaaagaagaaaaacttgaGCCTGATCTAGTAAGCAATTGAAAAGATTCGCAAAGAAACCAGATTGAGCAACTTGGCATagcttaaatatattttttaacaacCACATATTAAAAAAGAGGCCTGTCTCTCTACTTGCTCTCTAGCTCATTAGTTATAAATATCGGTCATTTAAGTCTGTAATTTAATCTACACCCACCTAGCCCACAGTCTTCTAAGCGCCCATCTAATTCCTCGCATAAACTCCAGCCTGTAGGTCTGTTGGTTCCCAAAAAGAGACAAAGACCTATGGAGGTCATTTCATTTTAATTCCACAGGACCCGGGCCATAAGGGTGTTGCATTAATATAGGCTATATCCAAATAGGCTTCTCGTTCCACGAATATAGCAAGAAATTGAGCCCAATTCTGCTGGATTTTCCGAGCAGGCTCTAAAGTGTGATATTAATTGATTGTATGGCTTTATGCAATTACTACTTACATTGAGTTTCTGAGCTATTCCTTATAGTTTATTTGACTTCTGGAACTAGCTCAAACTCAATGTAGAAGAGGAGACGCTGTAATATTTTCTGTCAGGCAGTTATGTGCAGAAATGATTATACTAGGATTGAACTACTAATTCCGGCACTCCCCGGCGAGGACTAGTTCAAACTCAGTAAATTTGTATGTAGTATTTCTTTTCAACATGATGCTTCTAGTAAATTATCCTTGTGTCCAAGTTTAAactttcaaaattcaaactcaacacaaaggacatatctGCAACATCTATTTTCAGTAGGGTGCCATTCACAAATTTCTTTACATCAAGTTTGGGCTAGTCTCGGCATGCGGCATGATGGGAGTAGTGCAACATAATTAAGTAACAATTAAGAAAATTTACTAGTCTcttcaaatataaaaattttactttagTTCTCTAAAAGTTTATAAAATTCCAgcattccaactccacctcaCTTGATCTCTTTGCCAGCTCTTTCCTCATCTCCAGTATCCTGCTTTCATGTCACAAAGTTCTCGAGGAGGCCTGTCTCCTCcctagtttcagttttatgagtTCCTCTCATAACTCATAAGCGTTTGATGGTATATTCTCGTGTGTTCCTTAGAAGTACTTTAAAGAGAGTATAAACGTACTAACCACTCTGGTCTTCTCTATATATACACTAATGTTtactaattaattttttaatgtcaTCCATTCGTATAAATGAGCACCAAATCAGGTTTTGTGATCAGGGTAGATGGTTTATTAAGGACTTTATTTTCCATTTAATCCCTAGTGGCTCAAAAAAGGGGGTTGGGGCATACGATGGGGTAAACTAGAGAGTATGTATGGTAGCCCAACGATTGCACTCTTGCTTGTGAAGAAATATCCAGATTAAAACCTTGGGATCTGTTTCCTCAAGTGTTTGACTTGTTTCATTCTTCTATTATTCCTTTGAAGTGCACTGGTTCTTCCATTGATACTGTCAAAGTgaataaacaatataaattaTTGTGTTTAATTATAAGATTAACGGAGTCAACGTTGAGGAATAACTGGATAATTTATTCAAACCTGTGGCTAGTTTCAAACATCAGCTAGAGAAACCTTAAAAGTTGAAGCTTACACGCATCATCTTAGAGAATTTCGTCGAACACCGAAGCCAATTAACTTGCATGGTTTCTAAACGCAGTTTTAGAAGTCAAGCCCCTCGGAAGGTGGGGGCATAACCGGATTAGCACTTTCATTTGAACAGGTCTCTTGGTTCTAGAACTGCAAGACGCGCAAACGAGTTGAGTAGTCTAACCAAGCCAAGGAGGGAAAGTTCGTGAACTTTGGTTTGAGTCAAAGGCCAAAACGTCTATAAGTACGCGTATTTCTAGCTATATAAGCCTTACTCCATCTTTTCTAAACCTGAACTACTCTACGCAAGAAGGCGAGAGATGTATACAACAAGGTCACTATCTGTCTTGAAGCATTCTCCTGGAAATGCCTTCCAACAACCATCTGTCCATGGTCCCAACTCTGGTTATCTCGTGCTTGAAGACCAAGAACCCGAGGCTGGAGCTCCAAGCTGCTGGGTGCAACGTAAAGAAAGTCAACTCCGAGATCTTCCATTCCCCCAGGACAGGATCCTCACAATCAAACACTGTCCACAAGAAGGAGAGACACTGAAGCCTAAAAGCGCTGTTGTCGTCTTCATCCCAGTCATCAACCAACCACTCTCTTCCAACCGATATTATGTTATCATCGCCGGAGGAAGAAACAAAGGGTAACATCCCTCATCCATctccaattttctttttcttttttttttaatgaagttTTATTTGGACAAGGATTAGTTGTTTCCTGCTTCAAATGGAATTTGTAGGAAAGCTTATGCGTGTTCTAAAGAGGAAATGAGCATTTGTTGTTCATGCAATGGCACAAATGCTGCGAAACCAAGAGCTTTCGACCACGGAGACATTTACCAACAAATGGAGATTGAGTGCAAGAATGGTAGATTTCACGCCAAGTCTGTTGCTCCGGATGGGATCCCCCCATGGTTACTAGGAAGGAAGTATTGGAAGGTTTACGCTTCAAAGCCTAAGAATTATAAGTTGGATGAGGCATTGGGACTCGACGTAGCCCTTCATGCACGTTTCCCCAGTTTGAACTTTCCAATATCtactcaagagactccgaaGGTTGTAATTGGGAGGTGGTACTGTCCATTTATCTTCGTGAAGGAAGAGAGGGGGTTGGGAAAACAAATGAAGCGTTCCATGTTCTATGAGGTGACTCTTGAGCAATTCTGGGAAGAAGTATATGCGTGCGAGAATCAAGATGGCAAAGAGAAGATCGTGGAAGTAAACGCTCTCACAGCAAGCGAGATGTTTTTCTTGGATGGTAAAGAAGTAGTGCAGGACAATAAGTCCCACGGGGATGGGATGATATGGTTAAAGCCTCTCGACTCCAACAGAAAGGGGGTGGGGCTGAGCTTGGCAATATGGGAGAGGATTAGATGGGAGGAGAACAGGAGAGGATGGGTTGGTGATGAAGAGGTGGAGAGGATTGTGGGGATGGAGGAGTATGAAGGGAAGAGTGCGTG encodes the following:
- the LOC103722424 gene encoding uncharacterized protein LOC103722424 yields the protein MYTTRSLSVLKHSPGNAFQQPSVHGPNSGYLVLEDQEPEAGAPSCWVQRKESQLRDLPFPQDRILTIKHCPQEGETLKPKSAVVVFIPVINQPLSSNRYYVIIAGGRNKGKAYACSKEEMSICCSCNGTNAAKPRAFDHGDIYQQMEIECKNGRFHAKSVAPDGIPPWLLGRKYWKVYASKPKNYKLDEALGLDVALHARFPSLNFPISTQETPKVVIGRWYCPFIFVKEERGLGKQMKRSMFYEVTLEQFWEEVYACENQDGKEKIVEVNALTASEMFFLDGKEVVQDNKSHGDGMIWLKPLDSNRKGVGLSLAIWERIRWEENRRGWVGDEEVERIVGMEEYEGKSAWGKFACYVLVERIAFWRMDGSLALSLEFRHATKVRTKWE